Proteins co-encoded in one Desulfuromonas sp. genomic window:
- a CDS encoding glycosyltransferase family 4 protein — MLASSVKRLYERSGGGVDSVCQVLLGEIIRKDQDCRYRVVAFNPFNDYVCQGEEKQLADHVSVIMYNHRPWRGIPSFVSQNLIVLREAIRFRPDVIHCHLAAMLAFPFPKTRTVLTLHGYKKICRQSEGFLNDFLYEKVLEPTGIRNADVVTTVSKEIVRECRNDFGKNVLLIKNPIASRFFQDRGARQERDYYHIVTAGAVIPRKRTLDCIKAVRMAAESFPGKELRLTVCGPVQRESPYFLEIERYLSEHGLASRVDFLGQTNMDRLLETFRGADCGLFLSAEETFGLVPLEMAAAGLPLVATRVGVVEECADDFAGRGMRIVEVGDVQSAAEFVVEALQGRQRQNPELRAYIRDAFHQESVYREILSTYGP, encoded by the coding sequence ATGCTGGCTTCCTCCGTAAAGAGGCTTTACGAGAGGAGCGGGGGGGGTGTCGATTCCGTTTGCCAGGTCCTGCTCGGCGAAATTATCCGGAAGGATCAGGACTGCCGGTACCGGGTTGTCGCGTTCAACCCTTTCAATGACTATGTTTGCCAGGGAGAGGAAAAACAGCTGGCCGACCATGTCTCGGTCATAATGTACAACCATCGGCCCTGGCGAGGAATACCGAGTTTCGTCTCTCAGAACCTGATCGTCCTGAGGGAGGCCATTCGTTTCAGACCGGATGTGATCCATTGTCATCTCGCGGCAATGCTCGCTTTCCCCTTTCCCAAGACGCGGACCGTCCTGACCCTTCACGGTTACAAAAAAATCTGCCGTCAGAGCGAGGGCTTTCTTAATGACTTCCTTTACGAGAAAGTCTTAGAGCCGACAGGGATACGCAATGCAGACGTCGTAACAACGGTCTCTAAAGAAATCGTTCGCGAATGTCGAAATGATTTCGGGAAAAACGTTTTGTTGATCAAAAACCCGATTGCCTCCCGTTTCTTTCAGGACCGGGGGGCCCGTCAGGAGCGGGACTATTATCATATCGTTACGGCAGGTGCGGTCATCCCCCGCAAAAGGACGCTCGACTGCATCAAGGCTGTGCGGATGGCCGCCGAATCGTTTCCCGGCAAGGAATTGCGGTTGACGGTCTGCGGGCCTGTCCAAAGGGAAAGCCCCTACTTCCTTGAAATCGAGCGGTATCTTTCGGAACACGGCCTTGCCTCGAGGGTCGACTTCCTGGGTCAGACCAACATGGACAGGCTGCTCGAAACCTTTCGCGGGGCCGACTGCGGCCTCTTCCTTTCCGCAGAGGAAACCTTCGGCCTTGTCCCTCTGGAGATGGCGGCCGCAGGACTTCCCCTCGTCGCGACCCGGGTCGGGGTCGTTGAAGAGTGCGCCGATGATTTCGCCGGCAGAGGGATGAGAATCGTCGAGGTCGGTGATGTGCAAAGCGCTGCTGAATTTGTCGTCGAGGCGCTCCAGGGCAGGCAGAGACAGAATCCTGAGCTGAGAGCGTATATCCGCGATGCTTTCCACCAGGAAAGCGTTTATCGGGAAATCCTCTCCACCTATGGCCCATGA
- a CDS encoding sulfotransferase has product MLKHEVRGQAMGEFNGPIFIVGMPRSGTKLLRGILNNHPDVAFSSSETEILPFWAKHWPEYGDLRDFENFQIFYNSAIKSSYFHYIEKSHGKIISAKKWHEACGDWTVAGVFESLVRLDTGCTTQMIWGDKSPSYIRHIPLLMELFPGGKFIYIVRDVRDYCLSINKAWGKNMIRAAQRWADDVGNAKASLACCPNRAIEVRFEDLLDNPKKELQAVCDFIGISFGEDMLFFENTTEKIGGAQGATEVVEGNKGKWQAELSAAKVRKIEKVCMETLHAYKYSTTYEGPVDRIHPLMMEALKVLDGVNLLFHDNEKRGLFKNILFYLRYSKHSGSSC; this is encoded by the coding sequence ATGCTTAAACACGAGGTTAGGGGACAGGCGATGGGCGAATTTAACGGACCCATATTTATTGTAGGCATGCCAAGGAGTGGGACGAAGTTGTTGAGGGGGATACTCAATAATCACCCCGATGTTGCCTTTTCCAGTTCGGAGACAGAGATTTTACCTTTTTGGGCAAAACATTGGCCCGAGTATGGTGATTTGCGCGATTTTGAAAATTTCCAGATATTCTACAACTCTGCAATAAAAAGCTCGTACTTTCATTATATTGAAAAAAGCCATGGAAAAATAATTTCAGCAAAAAAGTGGCATGAAGCCTGTGGAGATTGGACTGTAGCCGGTGTGTTCGAAAGCCTTGTTCGACTCGACACGGGGTGCACGACTCAAATGATCTGGGGGGACAAGTCTCCCTCTTATATCCGGCATATTCCCTTACTGATGGAACTTTTCCCCGGGGGCAAATTCATTTATATCGTTCGAGATGTGCGCGATTATTGCCTCTCCATTAATAAAGCCTGGGGGAAAAACATGATCCGTGCAGCACAGCGCTGGGCCGATGACGTTGGCAACGCCAAGGCGTCTCTTGCGTGTTGCCCAAATCGTGCGATTGAGGTTCGTTTTGAGGATCTGCTTGACAATCCAAAAAAAGAACTGCAAGCAGTTTGCGATTTCATAGGAATATCTTTTGGCGAAGATATGCTTTTCTTTGAAAACACAACCGAAAAAATTGGAGGGGCGCAAGGGGCCACGGAGGTGGTTGAGGGAAACAAGGGGAAATGGCAGGCTGAACTTTCCGCGGCCAAGGTCAGGAAAATAGAGAAAGTCTGCATGGAGACTCTTCACGCGTACAAGTACTCAACGACTTATGAGGGGCCAGTTGATAGGATTCACCCCCTAATGATGGAAGCACTTAAGGTTTTAGATGGGGTCAACCTTCTTTTCCATGACAACGAAAAAAGGGGTCTTTTCAAGAATATACTCTTTTATTTGAGGTATTCCAAGCACTCCGGGAGCAGTTGTTAA
- a CDS encoding oligosaccharide flippase family protein, with product MKKFFPTQLSLNMLSGSISMGLGLIVSAIKYPLYIHFLGYEHYGSWLLLSTILTFAQMGLLGITPAIIKLVAEERGRGDNEAIQEYFVTSICVLIAICIAILGLVVLFKWQIVVMMGLEGGNAELVASLMIYMVVFSMGALAYQVLNSVIGGVGRLDIANYSQTALQVAPLILSVPLLLMGKGVISLLLANVFAYLFMFVINYVKLRSMIKVDIFKISSFSWKRLRAMFSFGFNIFSGSMLNVMVLPIAKIVITRSIGVEGVPVIELAYRAGMQIRGVFEVAFRALMPEVSKLSSEGSRNSFLEMKKVVSKAYLLLFFGAIPLYAVIFLMAEGLFKVWLGGDYIPSIPNSFRVMLLATFISLVGVIPYYICMGLGKVGRLLVHHIAVAGGTLVSLGVVLFVGSGVDVVSVAWCFVPGAFLGTVYLFVFQMKTKYNFLCEQA from the coding sequence TTGAAAAAATTCTTTCCTACTCAATTAAGTTTAAATATGCTTTCAGGGTCCATTTCGATGGGTCTTGGACTTATAGTGTCGGCAATCAAGTATCCCCTTTATATCCATTTCTTGGGTTATGAGCATTATGGCAGTTGGCTGCTTCTTTCTACGATTCTGACTTTTGCTCAAATGGGTTTGTTGGGAATAACACCAGCAATAATAAAGCTTGTGGCGGAAGAACGTGGAAGGGGTGACAACGAGGCAATTCAAGAGTATTTTGTGACATCTATATGTGTTTTGATAGCCATTTGCATAGCAATCTTGGGGTTAGTTGTTTTATTTAAGTGGCAAATAGTCGTCATGATGGGCCTTGAGGGTGGAAATGCCGAACTGGTAGCCAGTCTTATGATTTATATGGTCGTATTCAGCATGGGGGCTTTGGCGTATCAAGTCCTAAACTCTGTTATAGGTGGTGTTGGGCGCTTGGATATTGCCAATTATTCTCAGACGGCACTTCAGGTTGCACCGTTGATATTGTCTGTTCCTTTATTATTGATGGGTAAAGGAGTGATTAGTCTGCTTTTGGCCAATGTTTTTGCCTATCTGTTTATGTTCGTGATTAATTATGTGAAATTGAGGAGCATGATTAAAGTTGATATTTTCAAAATATCTTCTTTTTCTTGGAAGCGACTTCGGGCGATGTTTAGCTTCGGGTTCAACATTTTTTCCGGATCCATGTTGAATGTGATGGTTCTTCCAATAGCTAAAATTGTTATTACTCGGTCCATTGGGGTCGAAGGGGTGCCTGTTATTGAACTGGCTTATCGAGCGGGAATGCAGATACGTGGAGTGTTTGAGGTTGCGTTTAGGGCCCTAATGCCTGAGGTTAGCAAGTTGTCATCCGAAGGAAGTCGGAATAGTTTCTTGGAAATGAAAAAAGTGGTCTCCAAGGCCTACTTGTTGCTGTTTTTCGGGGCAATACCTCTGTATGCGGTGATTTTTCTGATGGCGGAAGGGTTATTTAAGGTCTGGCTGGGGGGGGACTATATCCCTTCCATCCCCAATTCTTTCAGGGTCATGCTTTTGGCGACCTTCATCAGTCTTGTAGGTGTGATTCCCTATTACATATGTATGGGGCTTGGGAAGGTCGGAAGGTTGTTGGTTCATCATATAGCAGTTGCAGGCGGCACTTTGGTTTCGTTGGGGGTTGTGCTTTTTGTTGGTTCTGGGGTAGACGTTGTTTCTGTTGCATGGTGTTTTGTGCCAGGTGCTTTTTTGGGGACCGTTTATCTTTTTGTTTTTCAAATGAAAACCAAATACAACTTTCTGTGCGAACAGGCCTGA
- a CDS encoding sulfotransferase: MKKAPLPNFLIIGVPKAGTTSLDHYLRQHPQIFLPQKKELHYFSYRFLKESLAGPGDLGSLQSVCSTFREYENCFCNAGEVSAIGEISPSYFYFREVAHEMRKRLGNIKVVISLRDPLKRAYSNYMHLVRDDRETLSFYNALCEEEQRKAKGWSDFWRYSEHSLYSQNLRFFMDVFGPENVKVVIFEEMVRDTEGSLRDLFKFLGVDDSVSVQSGKVLNRSGTLRFRFVKNVIYEDSPLKKLFKKVVPKELRTSLKCYLENLNLIPAEDIEIDAVNLLASRFESDRASLEELLGRKIDCWHF; the protein is encoded by the coding sequence ATGAAAAAGGCCCCGCTTCCTAATTTTCTCATAATTGGCGTCCCCAAGGCCGGGACGACCTCTCTGGACCATTATCTGCGGCAGCATCCTCAGATATTCCTCCCCCAGAAAAAGGAACTTCATTACTTTTCATACCGGTTTCTGAAGGAGTCTTTGGCGGGGCCAGGAGATCTTGGGTCCCTGCAGAGTGTCTGCTCCACATTCAGAGAGTACGAAAACTGTTTCTGCAATGCAGGGGAAGTCAGCGCCATCGGGGAGATCTCCCCATCATATTTCTACTTCAGAGAAGTCGCACATGAAATGCGGAAACGACTGGGTAATATCAAAGTCGTCATTTCCTTGCGGGATCCATTGAAGAGAGCCTACTCAAATTACATGCATCTGGTTCGTGACGACAGGGAAACCCTCTCTTTCTACAACGCCCTTTGCGAGGAGGAGCAGAGGAAGGCGAAGGGGTGGAGCGATTTCTGGCGTTACTCAGAGCATTCGTTGTATTCGCAGAATCTCAGGTTTTTTATGGATGTTTTTGGGCCTGAAAACGTGAAAGTCGTAATCTTCGAGGAGATGGTGCGGGATACTGAGGGTTCCCTGCGGGATCTTTTCAAATTTCTCGGGGTCGATGATTCGGTAAGCGTTCAGAGTGGAAAGGTTTTGAACCGGTCCGGGACGCTTAGATTCCGGTTTGTAAAGAATGTGATTTATGAAGATAGTCCACTGAAGAAGTTGTTCAAGAAAGTTGTACCCAAAGAACTTAGAACATCACTAAAATGCTACCTTGAGAATTTAAATCTCATACCGGCTGAAGATATAGAAATAGATGCAGTAAATCTTTTGGCTAGCAGATTTGAGTCGGATCGCGCCTCTTTGGAGGAATTGCTCGGGAGAAAAATCGATTGCTGGCATTTCTAA
- a CDS encoding PHP domain-containing protein: protein MGKLVDLHLHSNYSDGIHPPGEVLRMAAAAGLAAVAIADHDNIDGIDEALAAGRQYGVEVLSAVELSVVWEEYRDIHILGYGFDHHHPELCLALREFREFREGRSARIVERINEMLRGEGRATIDFEQVRSRAGGTVGRPHIAMALIEKGVVSSNEEAFRRYLVPCNVSKRLFPIAEAIELVHRAGGVAVLAHPPFITDDRKVFEGLLDIFVGLGLDGVEAYNSGATNADIDWYITLARRRDLIITGGSDFHGLEGGEIVIGGGRGNLKIPYRCVDEVRAGLELR from the coding sequence TTGGGCAAACTGGTAGATCTGCACCTCCACAGCAACTATTCCGACGGAATCCACCCTCCCGGCGAGGTTTTGCGCATGGCCGCTGCGGCCGGCCTGGCCGCCGTCGCCATCGCAGACCACGACAATATCGACGGTATCGACGAGGCCCTGGCTGCCGGTAGGCAGTATGGCGTCGAGGTGTTGTCCGCGGTGGAGCTCTCCGTGGTCTGGGAAGAGTATCGGGATATCCATATTCTCGGGTACGGCTTCGACCACCATCATCCCGAACTGTGCCTGGCTCTTCGGGAGTTTCGCGAATTTCGCGAGGGGCGCAGCGCCCGCATCGTTGAACGGATCAACGAAATGTTGCGCGGAGAGGGCAGGGCAACGATCGACTTCGAGCAGGTACGCTCCAGGGCCGGCGGAACGGTTGGGCGGCCCCACATCGCCATGGCCCTGATCGAAAAGGGGGTCGTCTCCAGCAACGAGGAGGCCTTCCGGCGCTACCTCGTTCCCTGCAACGTCTCAAAACGCCTCTTCCCCATCGCCGAAGCCATCGAACTGGTCCACCGGGCTGGCGGGGTGGCGGTGCTGGCCCATCCCCCCTTCATTACCGACGACCGCAAGGTTTTCGAAGGACTGCTCGATATCTTTGTCGGCCTCGGCCTCGACGGGGTCGAGGCCTACAACAGTGGCGCCACCAACGCCGATATCGATTGGTACATCACCCTGGCCCGCCGGCGTGACCTCATCATCACCGGCGGCTCCGACTTCCACGGCCTCGAGGGGGGGGAGATCGTCATCGGCGGAGGGCGGGGCAATCTGAAAATTCCCTATCGGTGCGTGGATGAGGTGCGAGCCGGGCTTGAGTTGCGATAA